A genomic stretch from Thunnus maccoyii chromosome 19, fThuMac1.1, whole genome shotgun sequence includes:
- the si:ch211-222n4.2 gene encoding coiled-coil domain-containing protein 74A isoform X1: MSSKNLPPVRHLPQWSRVGRLGKPCSPRRLPENQLQPLPAVPTADRGVVRAAEVSCHGQTDPRIASLQRNIQFLQQQHKDTLEKLHAEIEYLRRENKELQYKLIMETPKSSRKGLTHSRPGVRPPTQGSEDRAGIYLEEQLQDTRPIQDQALSIGECSETLGSSRQDHGPEPKGGLITSLQPLRIHSSPFHPPRAPTLQECEVIIRQLYNANSLQSQEIIRVKALLRDIVLSKKITPENYILTKAYLVDGTRKSSEEKKFPKLGLQALPEKTPGPSQSGVIFPALKQSLGSTIAERQRRTRAVQKDRFKRTVR, from the exons ATGTCAAGTAAGAATCTTCCACCGGTGCGCCATTTGCCACAATGGAGCCGAGTTGGGCGTCTCGGGAAGCCTTGTTCTCCACGACGTTTACCGGAGAACCAGCTGCAGCCGCTGCCTGCTGTCCCTACAGCGGACAGAGGAGTggtgagagcagcagaggtgTCCTGTCACGGACAAACGGACCCCCgcatcgcctcattgcagagGAATATCCAGTTcctgcagcagcaacacaagGACACTCTTGAAAAGCTCCATGCAGAAATAGAGTATCTCAGGCGGGAGAATAAAG AGTTGCAGTATAAGCTGATAATGGAGACTCCCAAGTCAAGTAGAAAAG GACTGACACACAGTCGACCAGGTGTTAGACCACCCACTCAGGGAAGTGAAGACCGTGCAGGAATCTACCTGGAGGAACAGCTGCAGGACACGCGACCAATACAGGACCAGGCGCTGAG CATTGGAGAGTGCAGCGAAACTCTTGGATCTTCCAGACAGGACCATGGCCCAGAACCAAAGGGGGGTCTCATCACCTCATTACAGCCTCTACGAATTCACAGCAGTCCGTTCCATCCACCGCGCGCTCCCACGCTACAGGAATGTGAGGTCATCATCCGACAGCTCTACAATGCTAACAGTTTGCAGTCTCAGGAA ATTATACGTGTTAAGGCATTGCTGAGAGATATTGTGCTGAGCAAGAAAATCACCCCAGAAAACTACATTCTGACCAAGGCCTACCTTGTTGATGGTACCCG CAAATcttcagaagaaaagaaatttCCAAAACTTGGTCTGCAAGCACTCCCAGAAAAAAC ACCTGGACCCTCTCAGTCTGGGGTGATCTTTCCAGCACTGAAACAGAGCCTTGGTTCCACCattgcagagagacagaggaggactCGCGCTGTGCAGAAAGACCGTTTCAAAAGGACGGTGCGGTGA
- the si:ch211-222n4.2 gene encoding uncharacterized protein si:ch211-222n4.2 isoform X2, with the protein MSSKNLPPVRHLPQWSRVGRLGKPCSPRRLPENQLQPLPAVPTADRGVVRAAEVSCHGQTDPRIASLQRNIQFLQQQHKDTLEKLHAEIEYLRRENKELQYKLIMETPKSSRKGLTHSRPGVRPPTQGSEDRAGIYLEEQLQDTRPIQDQALSIGECSETLGSSRQDHGPEPKGGLITSLQPLRIHSSPFHPPRAPTLQECEVIIRQLYNANSLQSQEIIRVKALLRDIVLSKKITPENYILTKAYLVDANLQKKRNFQNLVCKHSQKKHLDPLSLG; encoded by the exons ATGTCAAGTAAGAATCTTCCACCGGTGCGCCATTTGCCACAATGGAGCCGAGTTGGGCGTCTCGGGAAGCCTTGTTCTCCACGACGTTTACCGGAGAACCAGCTGCAGCCGCTGCCTGCTGTCCCTACAGCGGACAGAGGAGTggtgagagcagcagaggtgTCCTGTCACGGACAAACGGACCCCCgcatcgcctcattgcagagGAATATCCAGTTcctgcagcagcaacacaagGACACTCTTGAAAAGCTCCATGCAGAAATAGAGTATCTCAGGCGGGAGAATAAAG AGTTGCAGTATAAGCTGATAATGGAGACTCCCAAGTCAAGTAGAAAAG GACTGACACACAGTCGACCAGGTGTTAGACCACCCACTCAGGGAAGTGAAGACCGTGCAGGAATCTACCTGGAGGAACAGCTGCAGGACACGCGACCAATACAGGACCAGGCGCTGAG CATTGGAGAGTGCAGCGAAACTCTTGGATCTTCCAGACAGGACCATGGCCCAGAACCAAAGGGGGGTCTCATCACCTCATTACAGCCTCTACGAATTCACAGCAGTCCGTTCCATCCACCGCGCGCTCCCACGCTACAGGAATGTGAGGTCATCATCCGACAGCTCTACAATGCTAACAGTTTGCAGTCTCAGGAA ATTATACGTGTTAAGGCATTGCTGAGAGATATTGTGCTGAGCAAGAAAATCACCCCAGAAAACTACATTCTGACCAAGGCCTACCTTGTTGATG CAAATcttcagaagaaaagaaatttCCAAAACTTGGTCTGCAAGCACTCCCAGAAAAAAC ACCTGGACCCTCTCAGTCTGGGGTGA
- the ulk1b gene encoding serine/threonine-protein kinase ULK1 isoform X2: METVGKFEFSRKDLIGHGAFAVVFKGRHREKHDWEVAVKCINKKNLAKSQTLLGKEIKILKELKHENIVALLDFQETASSVYLVMEYCNGGDLADYLHSKGTLSEDTIRVFLQQIAGAMRVLQAKGIIHRDLKPQNILLSYPPGRKSHSNNTCIKIADFGFARYLQNNMMAATLCGSPMYMAPEVIMSQNYDAKADLWSIGTIVFQCLTGKAPFQASSPQDLRLFYEKNKNLSPNIPRETSSHLRHLLLGLLQRNHKDRMDFDEFFCHPFLEASSSMKKTTPTVTMTCFPSSASASSCSSSSTSHLASPPQSLAEVQHLRAKALASPTQEATGFLLKDSSGGGGSSKNSSSCDTDDFVMVPAHFISELTCESKVLQDSLMNSGSLLASAGLCSQAKTPPHSPSYSGSPSPVRPIEFLGSNYGGNYGNHGQSLPIPVPTQVQNYQRMEQNLHSTKQDGSPRLSTPVRRCSSGSLLGFARTGPSPPFGQGAVTTTRRLSLGGARTFQLSPQAPQHTELRPTSLQQPQATGLGTRLHSAPCLLECASGGGRQKIRKQHSDPVVAPSAGLMTLRPLHSSPRLSELMQRNPLPTILGSPSRTIPPFEFPKPPSSPNLVTFLTQQGLVIGSPCSRTAPAEPRDAGQQAPTQVTQPAHCIHRLSDDTKGFGRSQSAGRLSDMLLMAAFGPGGPMGDRGSSENLNSEKAIDITVPPGGGGGPAPGSSSPAQVVFTVGSPPSGSTPPHTSRQRKYSGSCTSISPAGSFTSRYPQTGTYLDGFEAPSSPRYSFFDPITANMGGPVTFEAPELPEETLMEQEHTDIVQSLRFTLDFARCLMEVAGARGVALVEEQGDASQPSLLQQQSLVADQISSLSREWSHAEQLVLYLKTAELLSTALHTAMDRVKQGKLYPSATVKQVVKRLNELYKSSVASCRSLSTRLERFFSKKHRLMDQITSITAERLLFSHTVQMVQAAALDEMFHQGEASILRYHKALLLMEGLSLLLTEQDDILSVSKCKECIERRLTALQSGLCV; the protein is encoded by the exons GAAACTGCCAGCTCAGTGTACCTGGTAATGGAG TACTGCAATGGTGGCGACCTTGCTGActacttacact CCAAAGGCACACTGAGTGAAGACACTATTCGGGTTTTCCTGCAACAGATTGCAGGGGCCATGAGGGTCCTACAGGCCAAAGGCATAATCCACAGAGACCTCAAACCCCAGAACATTCTGCTCTCCTACCCACCAGGTCGCAAGTCCCACTCCAACAACACCTGCATCAAGATAG CGGACTTTGGCTTTGCCAGGTACCTTCAGAACAACATGATGGCAGCAACACTCTGTGGGTCTCCAATGTACATG GCTCCTGAGGTCATCATGTCCCAAAACTATGATGCCAAGGCTGACTTGTGGAGTATAGGAACCATAGTGTTTCAGTGTCTGACTGGGAAGGCTCCTTTTCAG gcTAGCAGTCCCCAGGACCTCCGGCtgttttatgaaaaaaacaagaatctcAGCCCCAA CATCCCCAGAGAGACTTCAAGCCATTTGAGGCACCTGCTGCTGGGTCTACTGCAGCGCAACCACAAAGACCGCATGGACTTTG ATGAGTTTTTTTGTCATCCTTTCTTGGAGGCTAGCTCGTCCATGAAAAAGA CAACTCCTACTGTGACCATGACCTGCTTCCCAAGCTCTGCATCAGCCAGCTCTTGCAGCAGTTCTTCCACCTCACACCTCGCCTCACCACCG CAGTCTCTTGCTGAGGTTCAGCATTTGCGTGCCAAAGCTCTGGCCTCCCCTACACAGGAGGCCACTGGTTTTCTCCTTAAAGACTCATCTGGAGGCGGAGGTAGCAGCAAGAACTCCTCCTCATGTGACACAGATGACTTTGTCATGGTGCCTGCTCACTTCATCA GTGAGCTCACATGTGAGAGTAAAGTTTTGCAGGACAGCCTGATGAACAGCGG TTCTCTTCTGGCTTCTGCGGGTCTGTGTAGCCAAGCCAAAACACCACCACACTCCCCCTCCTACAGTGGGTCTCCAAGTCCTGTCAG GCCCATTGAGTTCTTGGGAAGTAATTATGGTGGTAACTATGGAAACCATGGTCAGTCATTGCCTATCCCAGTCCCCACTCAGGTCCAGAACTACCAGCGCATGGAGCAGAACCTCCATTCTACCAAACAGGATGGCTCACCACG GCTGTCGACACCGGTGCGTCGTTGCAGCAGTGGAAGCTTGTTAGGCTTTGCTCGGACCGGGCCTTCACCACCCTTTGGGCAGGGAGCGGTGACCACCACTCGTAGGCTTTCCCTGGGAGGTGCCAGAACTTTCCAGCTCTCCCCTCAAG CTCCTCAGCATACTGAACTCCGGCCGACTTCTCTGCAACAACCACAGGCAACGGGACTGGGCACACGGCTCCACAGTGCCCCCTGTCTGTTGGAGTGTGCCAGTGGTGGCGGTAGACAAAAGATCAGGAAGCAGCACTCGGATCCAGTGGTGGCCCCTTCGGCAGGCCTGATGACTCTCCGCCCCCTACACTCTTCCCCCAGACTGAGTGAGCTGATGCAGCGTAACCCCCTTCCCACCATCTTGGGTTCCCCTTCTAGG ACCATCCCTCCATTTGAATTCCCCAAGCCACCCAGCTCTCCGAACCTTGTGACCTTCCTGACACAGCAGGGTTTGGTCATCGGCTCCCCTTGCAGCAGGACTGCCCCAGCGGAGCCCAGAGACGCAGGACAACAAGCACCTACACAGGTCACCCAGCCTGCCCACTGCATCCACAGACTGAGTGATGATACCAAGGGATTTGGAAG GTCTCAGAGCGCCGGTCGTCTGTCTGACATGCTGCTGATGGCTGCATTTGGACCAGGTGGACCCATGGGTGACCGAGGCAGCTCAGAGAACCTCAACTCTGAAAAAGCCATAGACATAACAG TGCCCCCAGGTGGTGGGGGAGGCCCCGCACCTGGCTCCAGCAGCCCAGCACAGGTGGTTTTCACCGTTGGCTCTCCTCCCAGCGGCAGCACCCCACCTCATACCTCCAGACAGAGGAAATACTCAG GCTCATGCACTTCAATCAGCCCTGCAGGCTCCTTCACCAGCCGCTATCCCCAGACAGGCACCTATCTGGATGGCTTCGAGGCTCCTTCTAGCCCTCGTTACAGTTTTTTTGATCCTATCACAGCCAACATGGGCGGCCCTGTAACCTTCGAGGCTCCTGAGCTGCCTGAGGAGACCCTGATGGAG CAGGAGCATACGGATATTGTGCAGAGCCTGCGTTTCACATTGGATTTCGCCCGCTGTCTGATGGAGGTGGCTGGAGCCCGTGGTGTTGCGTTGGTGGAGGAGCAAGGGGACGCTTCTCAACCCTCCCTCCTTCAGCAGCAGAGCCTGGTAGCGGATCAGATAAGCTCATTGAGCAGAGAGTGGAG TCATGCGGAACAGCTGGTTCTCTACCTTAAGACTGCAGAACTCTTGTCTACCGCCTTACACACAGCCATGGATCGAGTTAAACAGGGCAAACTCTACCCATCCGCTACAGTCAAACAAG TGGTGAAGAGGCTGAATGAGCTGTACAAGTCCAGTGTGGCATCCTGTCGCTCACTCAGCACCCGTCTGGAGCGCTTCTTTTCCAAGAAGCACCGTCTAATGGACCAAATCACCTCTATCACAGCTGAGCGGCTGCTGTTCAGCCACACTGTGCAGATG GTTCAGGCTGCTGCACTGGATGAGATGTTCCACCAGGGGGAAGCATCGATTCTACGTTATCATAAAGCTCTCCTGCTGATGGAGGGCCTATCTCTGCTGCTAACTGAACAGGACGATATCCTCAGTGTAAGCAAAT GTAAGGAGTGCATTGAACGTCGCCTCACAGCCTTGCAGTCAGGactctgtgtttga
- the ulk1b gene encoding serine/threonine-protein kinase ULK1 isoform X1: METVGKFEFSRKDLIGHGAFAVVFKGRHREKHDWEVAVKCINKKNLAKSQTLLGKEIKILKELKHENIVALLDFQETASSVYLVMEYCNGGDLADYLHSKGTLSEDTIRVFLQQIAGAMRVLQAKGIIHRDLKPQNILLSYPPGRKSHSNNTCIKIADFGFARYLQNNMMAATLCGSPMYMAPEVIMSQNYDAKADLWSIGTIVFQCLTGKAPFQASSPQDLRLFYEKNKNLSPNIPRETSSHLRHLLLGLLQRNHKDRMDFDEFFCHPFLEASSSMKKTTPTVTMTCFPSSASASSCSSSSTSHLASPPQSLAEVQHLRAKALASPTQEATGFLLKDSSGGGGSSKNSSSCDTDDFVMVPAHFITGELTCESKVLQDSLMNSGSLLASAGLCSQAKTPPHSPSYSGSPSPVRPIEFLGSNYGGNYGNHGQSLPIPVPTQVQNYQRMEQNLHSTKQDGSPRLSTPVRRCSSGSLLGFARTGPSPPFGQGAVTTTRRLSLGGARTFQLSPQAPQHTELRPTSLQQPQATGLGTRLHSAPCLLECASGGGRQKIRKQHSDPVVAPSAGLMTLRPLHSSPRLSELMQRNPLPTILGSPSRTIPPFEFPKPPSSPNLVTFLTQQGLVIGSPCSRTAPAEPRDAGQQAPTQVTQPAHCIHRLSDDTKGFGRSQSAGRLSDMLLMAAFGPGGPMGDRGSSENLNSEKAIDITVPPGGGGGPAPGSSSPAQVVFTVGSPPSGSTPPHTSRQRKYSGSCTSISPAGSFTSRYPQTGTYLDGFEAPSSPRYSFFDPITANMGGPVTFEAPELPEETLMEQEHTDIVQSLRFTLDFARCLMEVAGARGVALVEEQGDASQPSLLQQQSLVADQISSLSREWSHAEQLVLYLKTAELLSTALHTAMDRVKQGKLYPSATVKQVVKRLNELYKSSVASCRSLSTRLERFFSKKHRLMDQITSITAERLLFSHTVQMVQAAALDEMFHQGEASILRYHKALLLMEGLSLLLTEQDDILSVSKCKECIERRLTALQSGLCV; encoded by the exons GAAACTGCCAGCTCAGTGTACCTGGTAATGGAG TACTGCAATGGTGGCGACCTTGCTGActacttacact CCAAAGGCACACTGAGTGAAGACACTATTCGGGTTTTCCTGCAACAGATTGCAGGGGCCATGAGGGTCCTACAGGCCAAAGGCATAATCCACAGAGACCTCAAACCCCAGAACATTCTGCTCTCCTACCCACCAGGTCGCAAGTCCCACTCCAACAACACCTGCATCAAGATAG CGGACTTTGGCTTTGCCAGGTACCTTCAGAACAACATGATGGCAGCAACACTCTGTGGGTCTCCAATGTACATG GCTCCTGAGGTCATCATGTCCCAAAACTATGATGCCAAGGCTGACTTGTGGAGTATAGGAACCATAGTGTTTCAGTGTCTGACTGGGAAGGCTCCTTTTCAG gcTAGCAGTCCCCAGGACCTCCGGCtgttttatgaaaaaaacaagaatctcAGCCCCAA CATCCCCAGAGAGACTTCAAGCCATTTGAGGCACCTGCTGCTGGGTCTACTGCAGCGCAACCACAAAGACCGCATGGACTTTG ATGAGTTTTTTTGTCATCCTTTCTTGGAGGCTAGCTCGTCCATGAAAAAGA CAACTCCTACTGTGACCATGACCTGCTTCCCAAGCTCTGCATCAGCCAGCTCTTGCAGCAGTTCTTCCACCTCACACCTCGCCTCACCACCG CAGTCTCTTGCTGAGGTTCAGCATTTGCGTGCCAAAGCTCTGGCCTCCCCTACACAGGAGGCCACTGGTTTTCTCCTTAAAGACTCATCTGGAGGCGGAGGTAGCAGCAAGAACTCCTCCTCATGTGACACAGATGACTTTGTCATGGTGCCTGCTCACTTCATCA CAGGTGAGCTCACATGTGAGAGTAAAGTTTTGCAGGACAGCCTGATGAACAGCGG TTCTCTTCTGGCTTCTGCGGGTCTGTGTAGCCAAGCCAAAACACCACCACACTCCCCCTCCTACAGTGGGTCTCCAAGTCCTGTCAG GCCCATTGAGTTCTTGGGAAGTAATTATGGTGGTAACTATGGAAACCATGGTCAGTCATTGCCTATCCCAGTCCCCACTCAGGTCCAGAACTACCAGCGCATGGAGCAGAACCTCCATTCTACCAAACAGGATGGCTCACCACG GCTGTCGACACCGGTGCGTCGTTGCAGCAGTGGAAGCTTGTTAGGCTTTGCTCGGACCGGGCCTTCACCACCCTTTGGGCAGGGAGCGGTGACCACCACTCGTAGGCTTTCCCTGGGAGGTGCCAGAACTTTCCAGCTCTCCCCTCAAG CTCCTCAGCATACTGAACTCCGGCCGACTTCTCTGCAACAACCACAGGCAACGGGACTGGGCACACGGCTCCACAGTGCCCCCTGTCTGTTGGAGTGTGCCAGTGGTGGCGGTAGACAAAAGATCAGGAAGCAGCACTCGGATCCAGTGGTGGCCCCTTCGGCAGGCCTGATGACTCTCCGCCCCCTACACTCTTCCCCCAGACTGAGTGAGCTGATGCAGCGTAACCCCCTTCCCACCATCTTGGGTTCCCCTTCTAGG ACCATCCCTCCATTTGAATTCCCCAAGCCACCCAGCTCTCCGAACCTTGTGACCTTCCTGACACAGCAGGGTTTGGTCATCGGCTCCCCTTGCAGCAGGACTGCCCCAGCGGAGCCCAGAGACGCAGGACAACAAGCACCTACACAGGTCACCCAGCCTGCCCACTGCATCCACAGACTGAGTGATGATACCAAGGGATTTGGAAG GTCTCAGAGCGCCGGTCGTCTGTCTGACATGCTGCTGATGGCTGCATTTGGACCAGGTGGACCCATGGGTGACCGAGGCAGCTCAGAGAACCTCAACTCTGAAAAAGCCATAGACATAACAG TGCCCCCAGGTGGTGGGGGAGGCCCCGCACCTGGCTCCAGCAGCCCAGCACAGGTGGTTTTCACCGTTGGCTCTCCTCCCAGCGGCAGCACCCCACCTCATACCTCCAGACAGAGGAAATACTCAG GCTCATGCACTTCAATCAGCCCTGCAGGCTCCTTCACCAGCCGCTATCCCCAGACAGGCACCTATCTGGATGGCTTCGAGGCTCCTTCTAGCCCTCGTTACAGTTTTTTTGATCCTATCACAGCCAACATGGGCGGCCCTGTAACCTTCGAGGCTCCTGAGCTGCCTGAGGAGACCCTGATGGAG CAGGAGCATACGGATATTGTGCAGAGCCTGCGTTTCACATTGGATTTCGCCCGCTGTCTGATGGAGGTGGCTGGAGCCCGTGGTGTTGCGTTGGTGGAGGAGCAAGGGGACGCTTCTCAACCCTCCCTCCTTCAGCAGCAGAGCCTGGTAGCGGATCAGATAAGCTCATTGAGCAGAGAGTGGAG TCATGCGGAACAGCTGGTTCTCTACCTTAAGACTGCAGAACTCTTGTCTACCGCCTTACACACAGCCATGGATCGAGTTAAACAGGGCAAACTCTACCCATCCGCTACAGTCAAACAAG TGGTGAAGAGGCTGAATGAGCTGTACAAGTCCAGTGTGGCATCCTGTCGCTCACTCAGCACCCGTCTGGAGCGCTTCTTTTCCAAGAAGCACCGTCTAATGGACCAAATCACCTCTATCACAGCTGAGCGGCTGCTGTTCAGCCACACTGTGCAGATG GTTCAGGCTGCTGCACTGGATGAGATGTTCCACCAGGGGGAAGCATCGATTCTACGTTATCATAAAGCTCTCCTGCTGATGGAGGGCCTATCTCTGCTGCTAACTGAACAGGACGATATCCTCAGTGTAAGCAAAT GTAAGGAGTGCATTGAACGTCGCCTCACAGCCTTGCAGTCAGGactctgtgtttga